One genomic region from Funiculus sociatus GB2-C1 encodes:
- a CDS encoding phage holin family protein encodes MDFIDLLIAWLVSASSLLIISQIPVGVEIDSTPKAFVSAAVLGIVAAIVRPIMGLVFAIPNFLTFNLLSGLFTFIVTVATFMIAASLVQGFRLRLGIWSAVIGAIALSLVSNLIYNFI; translated from the coding sequence ATGGATTTTATTGATCTTTTGATTGCATGGCTGGTATCAGCTTCTAGCTTACTGATTATTTCCCAAATACCTGTAGGCGTAGAAATTGATAGTACCCCGAAAGCATTTGTTTCAGCAGCCGTGCTGGGAATTGTTGCGGCTATAGTTAGACCAATTATGGGACTTGTGTTTGCAATTCCCAACTTTTTGACGTTTAACTTGCTGTCAGGGCTTTTCACGTTTATTGTTACGGTTGCAACTTTCATGATTGCAGCGTCTCTGGTACAGGGATTCCGCTTGCGGTTGGGGATTTGGAGTGCGGTAATCGGTGCGATCGCGCTTTCTTTAGTCAGCAACCTGATCTACAACTTTATCTAG